A genomic region of Brassica oleracea var. oleracea cultivar TO1000 unplaced genomic scaffold, BOL UnpScaffold00883, whole genome shotgun sequence contains the following coding sequences:
- the LOC106320322 gene encoding uncharacterized protein At4g19900, with the protein MLRSRRSRSRHSAQACAVMSAVLLLVSVSLLYTRLSLFSSHSPTHLRSSPGEDAVLFPDSLLVSDSDVVETTGGRGSSTSTEDRIDEHDDAIEEDRNDGASNEDDENQDAEQEREVTADPNRSKASSSGFYFDHVDGVVRRAFNKRSIAEWDYDYTGFSNDDESSVKSQALFGSDDVPLDEAIRKKMVEVASVEDALLLKSGKRVSPLREGWGDWFDKKGPFLRKDRMFRSNFETLNPLNNLMLQDPDGVGVTGLTAGDKVVQMWRLSEVKRGPLTAKKPLSVVEKKEPNGIKSGERKTLDDDKKVGVEDEVREHLYADGTRWGYYPGLEPGLSFSEFMDSFFRKGRCGVRVFMVWNSPGWMFSVRHQRGLESLLSQHKDACVVVLSETVELDFFRSSFVKDGYKVAVAMPNLDELLQDTPTHVFASIWFDWRKTKFYPTHYSELVRLATLYKYGGVYLDSDVIVLGSLSSLRNTLGMEDQGAGESLNGAVMSFEKKSPFLLECLNEYYLTYDDKCLRCNGADLLTRVAKRFLNGKNRRMTQQELNVRPFSVFFPISSQQITNYFAYPATEEEKSKQDELFKKIINESLTFHFWNSVTSSLIPEPESLVARLLDHSCLRCSDVL; encoded by the exons ATGCTGAGATCACGGCGTTCGCGCTCCCGTCACAGCGCACAAGCATGCGCCGTGATGTCCGCCGTTCTCCTCCTCGTATCAGTCTCTCTCCTCTACACGCGCCTCTCACTCTTCTCCTCCCACTCCCCAACCCACCTCCGCTCCAGCCCGGGAGAAGACGCCGTACTGTTCCCAGACTCCCTCCTCGTCTCAGACTCCGACGTCGTGGAAACCACCGGAGGGAGAGGATCCTCAACCTCGACGGAGGACAGAATCGACGAGCACGACGACGCGATCGAGGAGGACCGAAACGACGGCGCGTCGAACGAGGACGACGAGAACCAAGACGCGGAGCAGGAGCGAGAGGTGACGGCGGATCCTAACCGGAGCAAAGCTTCCTCTTCCGGTTTTTACTTCGATCACGTCGACGGAGTCGTTAGAAGAGCTTTCAACAAGAGATCGATCGCCGAGTGGGATTATGACTACACGGGCTTCAGCAACGACGACGAATCGAGTGTAAAGTCTCAAGCTTTGTTCGGATCTGACGATGTTCCGTTGGACGAAGCGATTAGGAAGAAGATGGTGGAGGTTGCGAGTGTTGAAGACGCGTTGCTGTTGAAGAGCGGGAAGAGAGTGTCGCCGTTGAGGGAAGGGTGGGGAGATTGGTTTGATAAGAAAGGACCTTTCTTGAGGAAGGACAGGATGTTTAGATCGAATTTCGAGACGTTGAATCCTTTGAATAATCTAATGCTGCAGGATCCTGATGGTGTTGGGGTTACTGGGTTGACGGCTGGGGATAAGGTTGTGCAGATGTGGAGGTTGAGTGAGGTTAAGAGAGGTCCTTTGACGGCGAAGAAGCCGTTGAGTGTTGTGGAGAAGAAAGAACCAAATGGGATCAAGAGTGGTGAGCGTAAGACGTTGGACGATGATAAGAAGGTTGGAGTTGAGGATGAGGTTAGAGAACATTTGTATGCAGATGGGACTAGATGGGGTTATTACCCTGGTTTGGAACCGGGTTTGTCGTTTTCGGAGTTTATGGATTCGTTTTTTAGGAAGGGGAGATGTGGTGTGAGAGTGTTTATGGTGTGGAACTCGCCTGGTTGGATGTTTAGCGTTAGGCATCAAAGAGGGCTTGAGAGCTTGCTCTCTCAGCATAAAGATGCTTGTGTTGTTGTTTTATCAGAGACCGTTGAGCTTGATTTCTTCCGAAGCAGCTTTGTGAAAGACGG TTATAAAGTTGCTGTCGCAATGCCTAACCTCGATGAGTTGCTGCAAGACACTCCTACTCATGTTTTTGCTTCTATATGGTTCGATTGGAGAAAGACAAAGTTTTATCCTACTCACTACAGTGAACTTGTCCGGCTAGCTACCCTTTACAA ATATGGAGGGGTTTATCTGGATTCTGATGTCATAGTTTTGGGTTCGTTATCATCACTGAGAAATACTCTTGGTATGGAGGATCAGGGAGCTGGTGAATCACTCAACGGTGCTGTTATGTCTTTTGAAAAGAAAAG CCCGTTCTTACTTGAATGTTTGAACGAGTACTACTTGACATACGATGACAAGTGTCTCCGATGCAATGGAGCTGATCTCTTGACTCGGGTAGCTAAACGGTTTCTTAACGGGAAGAATCGGCGTATGACTCAACAGGAGCTGAACGTTCGGCCGTTCTCTGTTTTCTTCCCAATCAGCTCACAACAGATAACAAA